Part of the Rhodohalobacter barkolensis genome, AATTTTTCTGGTTCTGACTGATACACTGTTACGATTTGGCGGAGGGGGTGCAGAAACACTTCTGAGCCTGAGTAACGTAATGCTGTTGTTTGTGCCGCTGGTGGGCATGATTTACGGAATTCTGTATATCTATCAGTCGCGTGAGTTTGTGGAACTTTTACTGACACAGCCGATCAACCGGGGCGTCCTCTATTGGGGTCTCTTCTTGGGAATATCCACTCCGTTGATGGCGGCGTTTATTATTGGGTCGATGCTCCCGCTCGGGTGGCACGGAATCCTGATGATTGACGGGATGGCATCAGCGATGGTTCTGGCACTGGGTGGAATATTGACTCTCATTTTCGCTTCCCTGGGATTTGTTTTCGGTTTGATGTTCTATGAAGATAAAATCAAGGGATTTGGATTTACGATCGTGGTGTGGCTCTTCCTGGCAATACTCTATGATGGCCTGGTTTTAATGCTGGTATTTCTATTCGGCGACTACCCGCTGGAGAATTTTGTGATAGCCGTTTCCATGCTCAACCCGATCGATCTGGCCCGGATCATGGTGATGCTCGAATTTGATGTCTCCGCCCTGATGGGCTATACCGGTGCTGTATTTAATCGCTTTTTTGGAACCGCGATGGGGATTTCAGTGGCAAGTGCTATGCTTTTGGTTTGGCTTGCAGTGCCGAGCTGGATCGGTCTCAATGTTTTCAGAAAGAAAGACTTTTAGAGAGGCGCAATACGAGTATTCCCCAAGTCTTCATATTTTATGTTGATCTTGGGGAACTCAGCCCATTTTAATGATTTATGTTTTATGCAGACTGAAAGAGATCTGATTCAAAAATACAACGTTCCCGGACCACGCTATACCTCTTACCCGACAGCGGTTCAGTTTCAGGAGATAGACAATTCCGAGACAGTTATTTATAGGCTGAAAAAAAGAAACGGTGAACCGAGAAATATCTCGCTCTATTTTCATGTGCCGTTCTGTTTTTCCCTCTGCTGGTACTGTGGCTGCACAAAAATCATCACCAAAAATACCGATCGGGGTG contains:
- a CDS encoding ABC transporter permease: MSLLMHIIQNEWKSLLRGKWVIGYGLIFLVLTDTLLRFGGGGAETLLSLSNVMLLFVPLVGMIYGILYIYQSREFVELLLTQPINRGVLYWGLFLGISTPLMAAFIIGSMLPLGWHGILMIDGMASAMVLALGGILTLIFASLGFVFGLMFYEDKIKGFGFTIVVWLFLAILYDGLVLMLVFLFGDYPLENFVIAVSMLNPIDLARIMVMLEFDVSALMGYTGAVFNRFFGTAMGISVASAMLLVWLAVPSWIGLNVFRKKDF